The following proteins are co-located in the Candidatus Methanogranum gryphiswaldense genome:
- the secY gene encoding preprotein translocase subunit SecY, whose translation MDEQPSLLYKVKPLGDRLPAVKRPEGHVHFRTKMMWVIVVLVVYFIMTNVYIYGLDQSESLDLFAQYRTIMAGASGTILQLGIGPIVTASIIMQLFVGAKIIKLDLTNKKDKACYQSVLKLLVIVMIVVEAVPQVFGYLVPSDDFVSTFGSNGSKLLIILQLCIGSYLVFLFDEVVSKWGIGSGISLFIAAGVSQAVFTGALNWYAVDASEVMSVSNPPAGTIPKAIYILMNTSSSEMASGGYESIFLGQPNPMIALVGTIVIFLVVVYLESSRIELPLSHGNARGARGRYPIKLMYSSNIPVILMSALLANISMIALLLYTNDFLSGIPLIGHNDIIGSFADDSTTASGGIAWYLSAPQGLTDWLMPILDPASYGNDHGALENLCRVSIYGTVMVMGSIMFAKFWVETTNLGPEAVANQIQKSGMQIPGFRRDPRVLKRVLERYIPTITVLSGALIGALAACADMIGTTGNASGTGLLLAVGIMIHFYEAVGREQMMEMNPVMRGFFGGES comes from the coding sequence ATGGATGAACAACCTAGCCTGTTGTACAAGGTAAAACCTCTAGGCGACAGGCTCCCCGCAGTCAAGCGTCCTGAAGGCCATGTGCACTTCAGGACGAAGATGATGTGGGTCATTGTCGTGTTGGTCGTATACTTCATAATGACCAACGTGTACATATACGGCCTGGATCAGTCGGAATCGCTTGATCTGTTCGCACAGTACAGGACCATCATGGCAGGAGCGTCTGGTACGATCCTGCAGCTGGGTATTGGGCCCATCGTCACAGCCTCAATCATCATGCAATTGTTCGTGGGAGCGAAGATAATCAAACTCGATCTCACGAACAAAAAAGACAAAGCGTGTTACCAATCCGTTTTGAAACTGTTGGTCATAGTAATGATAGTCGTCGAGGCGGTACCTCAGGTATTTGGATACCTGGTACCGTCCGATGATTTCGTTTCGACCTTCGGTTCGAACGGATCTAAACTGCTCATCATCCTGCAGCTCTGCATCGGATCATATCTGGTGTTCTTGTTCGATGAGGTGGTATCTAAATGGGGTATCGGAAGCGGTATCTCTTTGTTCATCGCCGCGGGAGTTTCCCAGGCCGTGTTCACAGGAGCATTGAACTGGTATGCGGTGGACGCAAGCGAAGTAATGAGCGTATCGAATCCGCCTGCTGGAACAATTCCCAAGGCCATCTACATCTTGATGAACACCAGTTCATCGGAGATGGCAAGCGGTGGGTATGAGTCGATATTCCTTGGACAACCGAATCCTATGATAGCACTAGTGGGGACGATAGTGATCTTCCTTGTGGTGGTCTATCTAGAATCGAGTCGTATCGAATTGCCGCTATCACACGGTAATGCGAGAGGTGCCAGAGGAAGGTATCCGATCAAATTGATGTATTCAAGTAACATCCCGGTCATATTGATGTCCGCGTTGTTGGCAAACATCAGCATGATCGCGTTACTCCTCTATACCAATGATTTCCTTAGCGGAATTCCATTGATCGGACATAACGATATAATCGGATCTTTCGCTGATGATTCCACTACGGCGTCTGGAGGGATAGCATGGTATCTGTCGGCCCCGCAAGGTCTGACTGATTGGCTTATGCCGATACTAGACCCAGCAAGTTACGGTAATGACCATGGAGCGTTGGAGAATCTATGTCGTGTATCGATATACGGTACGGTCATGGTGATGGGATCGATAATGTTCGCTAAGTTCTGGGTCGAAACGACAAATCTCGGTCCGGAAGCAGTGGCAAATCAGATCCAAAAGAGTGGTATGCAGATTCCAGGATTCCGTAGGGATCCTCGTGTACTGAAACGTGTGCTCGAAAGGTATATTCCGACGATCACGGTTCTATCTGGAGCTCTGATAGGAGCTCTGGCGGCTTGTGCCGACATGATAGGTACAACAGGAAATGCTTCAGGTACAGGATTGCTGTTAGCGGTGGGTATAATGATCCACTTCTATGAGGCGGTCGGTCGTGAACAGATGATGGAGATGAATCCAGTAATGAGAGGATTCTTCGGAGGAGAGAGTTAA
- a CDS encoding 50S ribosomal protein L15, whose product MPSRTKKMRGSRTHGRGKKSGRGAGIIGGRGQAGLGKTGKIGMLKYDRDHFGRHGFKRPQCMVEANTTLNIAELEEQADHFVEMGFGAKNGDIYNINLTDAGIDKLLGNGTISVAVNVTVAEISAKAREKIEASGGSIVE is encoded by the coding sequence ATGCCAAGCAGAACCAAAAAAATGAGAGGATCTAGGACGCACGGCCGTGGAAAGAAATCTGGACGTGGAGCTGGTATAATCGGTGGACGCGGTCAGGCCGGTCTCGGAAAGACAGGCAAGATCGGTATGCTGAAGTATGACAGGGACCACTTCGGAAGACACGGTTTCAAGAGACCCCAATGCATGGTCGAGGCAAACACGACCCTCAACATTGCGGAACTCGAGGAGCAGGCTGACCATTTCGTAGAAATGGGCTTCGGAGCGAAGAATGGGGATATCTATAATATCAACCTAACTGATGCAGGCATAGACAAGCTGCTCGGAAACGGAACCATCAGCGTGGCTGTGAACGTCACAGTGGCCGAGATCTCCGCGAAAGCTCGCGAGAAGATCGAGGCCTCTGGTGGAAGTATTGTTGAGTAA
- a CDS encoding 50S ribosomal protein L30, whose translation MTYAIIRVRGQPDVNYNIAYTMDLLGLTRVNHCVVVPENGSTDGMLQKVKDYCTWGEISEETLTAMIRARGRLAGDKEITDDYLKEKSEFTSVEELSKAIIENDYKLRDVEAAKPVFRLHPPVKGFEGNKRSYQNGGALGYRAEAINDLINRML comes from the coding sequence ATGACATACGCAATAATTCGTGTTCGTGGACAGCCTGATGTCAATTACAACATTGCTTACACGATGGACCTTCTAGGCCTTACAAGGGTCAACCACTGCGTGGTTGTTCCCGAGAACGGATCTACGGATGGAATGCTTCAGAAAGTTAAGGATTACTGTACCTGGGGAGAGATCAGCGAGGAGACCCTCACTGCGATGATCCGCGCACGCGGAAGACTTGCAGGCGACAAGGAGATCACCGACGATTATCTCAAGGAGAAATCAGAATTCACCTCAGTCGAGGAACTTTCGAAGGCAATAATTGAGAATGATTACAAACTGAGAGATGTTGAGGCTGCAAAGCCTGTGTTCCGTCTTCACCCCCCTGTAAAGGGATTTGAAGGCAACAAGCGTTCCTACCAGAACGGTGGGGCACTCGGTTACAGGGCAGAGGCCATCAACGATCTCATCAACAGGATGCTGTGA
- a CDS encoding 30S ribosomal protein S5 — MDWVPKTRLGQMVLNGEITTMSDALATRLPLREAEIVDILLPDMKDEVIDLNMVQRMTDSGRRVRFAVTCIVGNGDGFIGIGRSKGKEVGPSIKKAIDNAKLNIIEIKRGCGSWECGCGEPHSFPYEVIGRTGSVTVYLKPAPRGIGLAVGDVAKSLLTLAGVKDAWGFATGNTKTKVNYAMATFEALKETSRMRVTAEQIQRLRIVSGPVGLSIEETDVNFDKED; from the coding sequence ATGGATTGGGTCCCTAAGACAAGATTGGGCCAGATGGTGCTCAACGGTGAGATCACAACCATGAGCGACGCATTGGCCACAAGACTGCCCCTTCGTGAGGCAGAGATCGTGGACATCCTACTCCCGGACATGAAGGATGAGGTCATCGACCTCAACATGGTCCAGAGGATGACCGACTCCGGAAGGAGGGTCAGGTTCGCGGTGACGTGTATCGTTGGAAACGGCGATGGATTCATCGGAATCGGAAGGTCGAAAGGAAAGGAGGTCGGACCTTCTATAAAGAAGGCCATCGACAACGCAAAACTGAACATCATCGAAATCAAAAGAGGATGCGGTTCATGGGAGTGCGGTTGCGGTGAGCCTCACTCGTTCCCATACGAGGTCATTGGACGTACAGGGTCTGTAACTGTCTATTTGAAACCTGCACCACGTGGTATCGGATTAGCTGTCGGAGATGTCGCAAAGAGTCTTCTAACGCTTGCCGGTGTCAAGGATGCATGGGGATTTGCGACAGGAAATACGAAGACCAAGGTCAACTATGCGATGGCAACATTCGAGGCGCTCAAAGAGACGTCCCGTATGAGAGTCACTGCTGAGCAGATCCAGAGACTTCGTATCGTATCGGGACCAGTCGGTCTGTCGATAGAAGAGACCGACGTTAACTTTGACAAGGAGGACTGA
- a CDS encoding 50S ribosomal protein L18 gives MATGPRYKVAFRRRRECRTDYYVRRKLLTSREARAVVRRSNKNTNVQFVEFGMEGDRIIMSASTKDLVKMGWENSCSTIPAAYLLGYLAGKRAIKAGIEYAVLDIGMQNPKRGGVLFAVVKGMVDAGLEVPVSEDVLPTEDRLYGKHIDDAIEAAVNGLKDKMEAE, from the coding sequence ATGGCTACAGGACCAAGATATAAAGTTGCGTTCCGCAGAAGAAGAGAGTGCCGTACTGACTACTACGTTCGCCGCAAGCTCCTTACGAGCCGCGAAGCGAGGGCAGTCGTCAGAAGGTCCAACAAGAACACCAACGTCCAGTTCGTAGAGTTCGGGATGGAGGGCGACAGAATCATTATGTCGGCAAGTACCAAAGACCTCGTCAAGATGGGATGGGAGAACTCATGTTCAACCATTCCCGCGGCGTATCTCCTTGGATACCTTGCAGGCAAAAGAGCAATCAAAGCAGGAATCGAGTACGCTGTTCTCGACATCGGCATGCAAAACCCCAAGCGCGGCGGAGTTCTCTTCGCAGTTGTAAAGGGTATGGTCGATGCGGGACTTGAAGTACCTGTTTCCGAGGATGTCCTTCCCACTGAGGATAGGCTCTACGGAAAACACATCGATGATGCGATCGAGGCCGCAGTTAACGGTCTGAAAGACAAGATGGAGGCTGAGTGA
- a CDS encoding 50S ribosomal protein L19e, whose protein sequence is MSDLRNQRRMAADILNCGENRVWINPDKIEDVEDCITRGDIRTAIDSGLIKAKAKNGTSKGRIRYAAGQKASGKRKGPGSRKGTANARVSDKSRWMATIRPIRDELKTLRADGKITPSVYRLYYRRAKGGVYKSRRNLKQHMIAEGCLKEEEN, encoded by the coding sequence ATGTCCGATCTTAGAAACCAGAGAAGAATGGCAGCTGACATTCTGAACTGTGGTGAGAATAGAGTCTGGATCAACCCCGATAAGATCGAGGATGTCGAAGACTGTATCACCCGCGGCGATATTCGCACGGCCATTGATTCCGGCCTTATCAAGGCAAAGGCAAAGAATGGCACTTCCAAAGGAAGGATAAGATACGCCGCAGGTCAGAAGGCAAGTGGAAAGAGGAAGGGACCCGGTTCAAGGAAGGGAACAGCCAACGCACGCGTTTCCGACAAGAGCAGGTGGATGGCCACGATCAGGCCAATCCGTGACGAGCTTAAGACCCTAAGGGCCGATGGCAAGATCACTCCCTCCGTATACAGGCTGTACTATAGAAGGGCCAAGGGAGGAGTTTACAAATCTCGTAGGAACCTCAAACAGCACATGATCGCCGAAGGTTGCCTCAAGGAGGAGGAGAACTGA
- a CDS encoding 50S ribosomal protein L32e, producing the protein MTVKTLTDLTGLKEANVAELKSIGITSVDELKAALSDDAKVKEIIKALSGVGPKTVENWKKTLSGEIVPTEVKKETKRSESKEKTVEVVEVVENEGYVVKAKPEISEEMADALAKRALISGRRPAFKRQEWFRYSKLGEKWRKPKGIHSKMKRQLKRRPPMVDIGYRGPVSTRELHPSGFEEVLIYNVDGLENINPKVQAVRIGGTVGTKKRIVIEDRAAELGIRVLNRMV; encoded by the coding sequence ATGACCGTAAAAACACTCACGGACCTTACAGGCCTCAAAGAAGCCAACGTGGCCGAGCTGAAGAGCATCGGCATCACAAGCGTCGATGAGCTCAAGGCAGCCTTGTCGGACGATGCAAAGGTCAAGGAGATAATCAAGGCGCTTTCCGGTGTCGGTCCAAAGACCGTGGAGAACTGGAAAAAGACCCTCAGCGGGGAAATAGTACCCACAGAGGTAAAGAAGGAGACCAAGAGGTCAGAGTCCAAGGAGAAGACTGTAGAAGTCGTCGAGGTCGTTGAGAACGAAGGATATGTCGTAAAGGCTAAGCCCGAGATCAGCGAAGAGATGGCCGATGCATTGGCTAAAAGAGCGTTAATCTCTGGACGTAGGCCTGCTTTCAAGAGACAGGAGTGGTTCAGATACTCCAAACTCGGAGAGAAATGGAGAAAGCCGAAAGGTATTCACTCCAAGATGAAGAGACAGCTCAAGAGGCGTCCCCCGATGGTCGATATCGGTTACCGTGGGCCAGTCTCTACAAGGGAACTTCACCCCTCAGGGTTCGAAGAGGTTCTGATCTACAATGTAGACGGTCTCGAGAACATCAATCCTAAGGTTCAGGCTGTCCGCATAGGCGGAACAGTAGGGACCAAGAAAAGAATCGTCATAGAGGACAGGGCTGCAGAGCTCGGTATAAGGGTTCTCAACAGGATGGTGTGA
- a CDS encoding 50S ribosomal protein L6, with protein MTIAGKIESTIAIPGGVTVSRDGDIVKVKGPKGELSRNFAHPRVIVKVGEGQISVSCEYPRIKEKAMVGTFVAHINNMMKGVTIGFTYGLKVVFSHFPMKVTVKGNQVEINNYMGGHAPRYAKIVDNCKVKVSGADVTIEGISIEACGQTAANLEKATSRPGFDKRTFQDGIYIVHKSHKVKE; from the coding sequence ATGACAATAGCAGGGAAAATCGAAAGCACTATCGCCATCCCCGGCGGTGTCACTGTCTCTAGGGACGGCGACATAGTAAAGGTCAAGGGACCTAAGGGAGAATTGAGCAGAAACTTCGCGCACCCTCGCGTCATCGTGAAAGTTGGAGAGGGACAAATCAGCGTTAGCTGCGAGTACCCCAGGATCAAGGAAAAGGCCATGGTCGGAACCTTTGTGGCACACATCAATAACATGATGAAAGGTGTCACAATAGGATTCACATACGGTCTTAAGGTCGTATTCTCCCACTTCCCGATGAAAGTGACTGTAAAAGGAAATCAGGTCGAGATCAACAACTACATGGGAGGACACGCTCCGCGTTACGCCAAGATAGTTGATAACTGTAAGGTAAAGGTCAGCGGTGCTGATGTTACCATAGAGGGAATAAGCATCGAGGCCTGTGGTCAGACCGCAGCCAACCTAGAGAAAGCAACCTCCAGGCCCGGTTTCGACAAGAGAACGTTCCAGGACGGAATATATATCGTCCACAAATCCCACAAGGTGAAAGAATGA
- a CDS encoding 30S ribosomal protein S8 — protein MQCDPLNDAMCVMKNAALNGKSECVIQPSSKLIGRVLKVMQDHGYINQFEYIEDGKAGKFRVMLKGAINDCGVIKPRYSVKIVEIEKFEARFLPAQDFGVLVMTTTAGVITQERAKELGIGGKLLAYIY, from the coding sequence ATGCAGTGCGATCCATTGAACGACGCAATGTGCGTCATGAAGAATGCAGCTCTCAACGGAAAGAGCGAATGTGTTATCCAGCCCTCCTCAAAACTTATCGGCCGCGTGCTGAAAGTAATGCAGGACCACGGATACATCAATCAGTTCGAGTACATTGAGGACGGAAAAGCAGGTAAATTCCGCGTTATGCTCAAAGGAGCAATCAACGACTGTGGTGTTATCAAGCCGAGGTATTCGGTCAAAATCGTAGAAATCGAGAAGTTCGAAGCGAGGTTCCTCCCCGCACAGGACTTCGGAGTTCTCGTCATGACCACTACCGCAGGTGTTATCACCCAGGAACGTGCCAAAGAGCTCGGAATAGGCGGAAAGTTGTTAGCATACATCTATTGA
- a CDS encoding 30S ribosomal protein S14 — MKPKKQFGRSIGCTRCGRRRGIIRRYGMHLCRQCFRDMAPELGFKKYS, encoded by the coding sequence GTGAAGCCCAAGAAACAGTTTGGCAGATCTATTGGATGTACCCGCTGCGGACGCAGAAGAGGAATCATCAGAAGATATGGAATGCATCTTTGCCGCCAGTGCTTCAGAGATATGGCCCCGGAACTCGGGTTCAAGAAGTATTCGTGA
- a CDS encoding 50S ribosomal protein L5, with translation MNAMRELHIDKITVNIGVGEAGERLAKAQKVLKMVTGQASVQTISKHVNRDLGIRIGMPLGCKVTLRGEAAEDFLRKSLAIREQRVYEYSFDKEGNMSFGISDYTDFAGMKYDPDVGIFGMDVSVVLRRKGGRISTRALLKRKASKGHRVDRDEAIQYMKDNYEVEVVE, from the coding sequence ATGAATGCAATGAGGGAACTCCACATCGATAAGATCACTGTGAATATCGGTGTCGGAGAGGCAGGAGAGAGGCTTGCAAAAGCACAGAAGGTCTTGAAAATGGTCACAGGACAGGCATCTGTCCAGACAATATCCAAGCATGTAAACAGGGATCTCGGTATTCGTATCGGAATGCCTCTTGGATGTAAGGTCACCCTTAGGGGAGAGGCCGCAGAAGATTTTCTTAGAAAGTCTCTTGCTATCAGAGAACAGCGCGTTTACGAGTATTCGTTCGATAAAGAGGGAAACATGTCCTTCGGTATCTCCGATTATACTGATTTCGCAGGAATGAAATATGATCCTGATGTCGGTATCTTTGGAATGGATGTAAGCGTAGTTCTCAGAAGAAAGGGCGGTAGGATCTCGACGAGGGCACTCCTTAAAAGGAAGGCCTCCAAAGGTCACCGTGTGGATCGCGATGAGGCGATCCAGTATATGAAAGACAATTATGAAGTAGAGGTGGTAGAGTGA
- a CDS encoding 30S ribosomal protein S4e: MSDHMKRLAAPRTWPLKRKVSVWATKQSPGAHSVESSMPAVLILRDMIGVCDTAREAKRIIGNRELIVDGKAVKNPKAPVGVMDTIVIPKMGLAFRMLLSEKGKFILVPISADEAKVKLCRIEDKTTVKDGKFQINLSGGRNIILDKNDYKVGDTLKIEVPDQKVIEHYPAKSGAKVLIVKGSQSGKIKTVKDLIVVKGSGENIVVFDDGTETTNCNIFVVGERKVEITMPEASA; the protein is encoded by the coding sequence ATGAGCGATCACATGAAGAGATTGGCAGCACCCAGGACATGGCCCCTCAAGAGGAAGGTCTCGGTCTGGGCAACAAAGCAGTCTCCCGGAGCACACTCTGTGGAGAGCAGCATGCCCGCAGTTCTAATCCTCAGGGATATGATCGGCGTATGTGACACCGCTAGGGAGGCAAAGAGGATCATAGGCAACCGTGAACTTATCGTTGACGGAAAGGCCGTGAAAAATCCTAAGGCCCCCGTTGGAGTCATGGACACGATCGTCATCCCCAAGATGGGACTGGCATTCCGCATGCTTTTGAGCGAAAAGGGAAAGTTCATACTTGTACCTATCAGTGCAGACGAGGCGAAGGTCAAACTCTGCAGGATAGAGGACAAGACGACGGTCAAGGATGGAAAGTTCCAGATAAACCTTAGTGGTGGAAGGAACATCATTCTTGACAAGAACGACTACAAGGTAGGAGATACGCTTAAGATAGAAGTTCCAGACCAGAAGGTCATCGAGCACTATCCAGCTAAATCCGGAGCCAAGGTCCTTATAGTCAAAGGTTCGCAGTCTGGAAAGATCAAGACGGTCAAAGATCTCATCGTGGTCAAAGGATCCGGGGAGAACATAGTCGTCTTCGATGACGGAACTGAAACTACCAACTGCAATATATTCGTAGTTGGAGAGCGCAAGGTTGAAATCACAATGCCGGAGGCCTCTGCATGA
- the rplX gene encoding 50S ribosomal protein L24, producing MASSKARVQRKAQAHAPAHKKRKMLSAHLSAELREQYGGRTARVCKGDTVAVLRGDADIRGTEGKVLEVFTKTGRVSVDGVTINQADGTAVVRPIHASNLVITKLNTEDPWRMDALSKNKEAKQ from the coding sequence ATGGCAAGCAGCAAAGCAAGGGTACAGAGAAAAGCTCAGGCACACGCACCTGCCCACAAGAAGAGGAAGATGCTTTCAGCACACCTCTCCGCTGAACTCCGCGAGCAGTACGGGGGCCGCACAGCAAGGGTCTGCAAGGGAGATACCGTTGCAGTACTCCGCGGTGATGCGGACATCCGTGGTACCGAGGGAAAGGTTCTCGAGGTATTCACAAAAACAGGGCGCGTTTCAGTCGATGGAGTAACCATCAATCAGGCGGACGGGACAGCCGTTGTCCGTCCAATTCACGCATCAAATCTCGTGATCACAAAGTTGAACACGGAAGATCCGTGGAGGATGGATGCGCTCTCCAAGAATAAGGAGGCTAAACAATGA
- a CDS encoding 50S ribosomal protein L14: MKGIAGNQTRGLINGSQLTVIDNSGAKVIEIITVPGYHGVARRIPAAGVGDVVIASVKKGTPAMRKQIVFAVIVRQRRPMRRPDGTMIFFEDNAAVLTTDTGETKGTDIKGPVAREAAERWPRIAATANTIV, translated from the coding sequence ATGAAGGGAATTGCTGGAAATCAGACAAGAGGACTCATCAACGGATCACAGCTCACGGTTATAGATAACTCTGGAGCTAAGGTCATCGAGATCATTACCGTTCCTGGCTACCACGGAGTGGCAAGGAGGATCCCCGCAGCTGGTGTCGGTGACGTTGTCATCGCATCTGTGAAAAAGGGAACTCCTGCGATGAGGAAGCAGATCGTATTTGCGGTCATAGTACGCCAGAGACGCCCAATGAGACGTCCTGACGGAACAATGATATTCTTCGAGGATAACGCCGCAGTACTTACGACCGATACGGGCGAGACAAAAGGAACAGACATAAAAGGGCCTGTTGCAAGGGAGGCAGCCGAAAGGTGGCCACGTATTGCAGCAACGGCCAACACTATCGTGTGA
- a CDS encoding 30S ribosomal protein S17, translating into MTAKTRNIGIDVVPPTSECNDPNCPFHGSLPVRGQVIEGVVATVKMSKTVIVERNYLRFEKKYERYEKRSARYACHASPCLGLKVGDRVRIMECRPISKTVSFVVVEKKE; encoded by the coding sequence ATGACAGCAAAAACAAGAAACATTGGAATTGACGTTGTTCCCCCCACATCTGAGTGTAACGACCCGAACTGCCCCTTCCATGGCAGTTTACCGGTCAGGGGACAGGTCATTGAGGGTGTAGTTGCGACCGTCAAGATGAGTAAAACAGTCATCGTTGAGCGCAATTACCTTAGATTCGAGAAAAAATACGAGAGATACGAGAAAAGATCTGCAAGATATGCATGCCATGCATCTCCTTGCCTTGGACTCAAGGTAGGGGACCGTGTAAGGATCATGGAATGTAGACCAATTTCGAAGACCGTGTCGTTCGTAGTAGTTGAGAAAAAGGAGTGA
- a CDS encoding ribonuclease P protein subunit — translation MNRSEFMRSELIGLDVVVLSAPFSGLSGVVVDETKNTFTIESAGTDRMVPKPGNEFRFTYQDIQIDIKGIEIQHRPEDRIKKVR, via the coding sequence ATGAACAGAAGCGAATTCATGAGGTCTGAACTCATAGGTCTGGACGTGGTAGTGCTGTCAGCACCATTCTCGGGATTATCCGGGGTTGTGGTCGACGAGACAAAAAACACGTTCACCATTGAATCGGCCGGAACTGATAGAATGGTACCAAAGCCAGGCAATGAGTTCAGATTCACATACCAAGACATACAGATAGACATCAAAGGTATAGAAATACAACACCGACCAGAAGATAGAATAAAAAAGGTTAGGTGA
- the yciH gene encoding stress response translation initiation inhibitor YciH, whose translation MMVICPVCGLPKELCMCEEIAREQQCVRISVDSRRYGKMVTVIDGIDENDININDLTKQLKNRCAAGGTCKDGRIELQGDHKKKVKVVLEEMGFRTEVR comes from the coding sequence CTGATGGTTATCTGTCCAGTATGTGGATTGCCTAAGGAACTCTGCATGTGCGAGGAAATCGCACGTGAACAGCAGTGCGTTAGGATCTCAGTTGATAGCCGCAGATATGGTAAGATGGTTACTGTGATTGATGGAATCGATGAGAATGATATCAACATAAACGATCTGACCAAGCAGCTTAAAAATAGATGTGCTGCCGGCGGAACATGCAAGGATGGCCGTATAGAACTCCAGGGCGATCACAAGAAAAAAGTGAAAGTAGTCTTGGAAGAAATGGGCTTCCGTACTGAAGTTAGGTAA
- the rpmC gene encoding 50S ribosomal protein L29: MTSLKTADIRNMSVEERNQKLKELRNELMHERGVSAMGGAPSSPGIIRALRLNIARILTVQKEEEEF; encoded by the coding sequence ATGACTTCTCTCAAGACCGCGGACATCAGAAACATGAGTGTCGAGGAACGTAATCAGAAGCTCAAAGAGCTTCGCAATGAACTCATGCACGAGAGAGGAGTTTCCGCTATGGGAGGTGCCCCCTCCAGTCCTGGAATAATCCGTGCCCTCAGGTTGAACATTGCGCGCATTCTGACCGTCCAGAAGGAGGAGGAAGAATTCTGA
- a CDS encoding 30S ribosomal protein S3, which produces MASERKFVAENVRRVLLKEYLMKEVSRAGFGGLDVQRTPMGTRVILTTERPGLVIGRRGQTIKNLTLAIEEKFGFENPQIEVQEVANASLNAQIMAEKLAFSLERGWHFRRAGHSTVRRIMDAGARGCHIIIAGKLTGQRHRTEKFKEGYIKFCGEPKINFIDHGYAVAKLKMGVIGVTVEIMRPDAKLPAEISVVGKTEAAALLPDLFATPVKAEGIVSAPTSVKGGVQ; this is translated from the coding sequence ATGGCATCAGAGAGAAAATTTGTTGCCGAGAACGTCCGCAGGGTTCTCCTTAAAGAGTACCTCATGAAAGAGGTTAGCCGTGCAGGATTCGGCGGGCTGGACGTCCAGAGGACGCCCATGGGAACCCGTGTCATCCTCACCACAGAGAGACCCGGACTAGTTATCGGAAGGCGCGGTCAGACGATCAAGAACCTTACATTGGCGATCGAAGAGAAATTCGGTTTTGAGAATCCTCAGATCGAAGTTCAAGAGGTTGCGAATGCAAGTCTTAACGCACAGATCATGGCAGAGAAACTGGCCTTCTCTCTCGAGAGAGGCTGGCATTTCCGTAGAGCAGGGCATTCCACGGTCCGTAGGATCATGGATGCGGGTGCACGCGGATGTCATATCATAATTGCAGGTAAATTAACCGGACAGAGACACAGAACGGAAAAATTCAAAGAGGGTTACATAAAGTTCTGCGGTGAGCCCAAGATAAACTTCATCGATCACGGATACGCGGTCGCGAAGCTCAAGATGGGAGTCATCGGAGTCACTGTGGAGATCATGAGACCCGACGCAAAACTGCCTGCCGAGATTTCGGTTGTCGGAAAAACTGAGGCCGCAGCACTCCTTCCGGATCTGTTCGCGACACCAGTTAAAGCTGAAGGCATAGTTTCTGCGCCCACATCGGTCAAAGGAGGGGTTCAGTAA
- a CDS encoding 50S ribosomal protein L22: MTNKGYTTVADPDTSAKARAKDQPVSPKFAREVAGMIRGMKVDTAVVKLEEVIAMEKAVPLKRYNKRVSHKKGVGPGRYPVKASLAILAVIQSAASNAEYKGLSPSNMAIATITIARGQTIPGHRPRAQGRATQWNQETANIEVILEEVE; this comes from the coding sequence ATGACAAACAAAGGTTACACAACAGTTGCAGACCCAGACACATCCGCTAAGGCAAGGGCTAAGGATCAGCCCGTCTCCCCCAAGTTCGCACGCGAGGTGGCCGGTATGATCCGCGGAATGAAGGTAGACACAGCAGTGGTAAAGCTCGAGGAAGTAATCGCAATGGAGAAGGCTGTCCCTCTGAAGAGATACAACAAACGTGTATCTCACAAGAAGGGAGTCGGACCCGGAAGATACCCCGTAAAGGCATCTTTGGCGATCCTTGCAGTGATACAGTCCGCTGCTTCAAATGCAGAGTACAAAGGACTTAGTCCGTCAAATATGGCGATCGCCACGATTACAATTGCAAGGGGCCAGACCATCCCCGGCCACAGGCCGAGGGCACAGGGAAGGGCTACACAGTGGAATCAAGAGACCGCCAACATTGAGGTAATTCTCGAGGAGGTTGAGTGA